CGCCAGCCCCCGTGCGGCCCACAGCCCCCCCAGACCCGTCTCTGAAAAAGGCGCAAGCAATACAGGTAAAATCGGCATCTGCGGGAAGAAAAAGTCAATGTAGGGTGAGGCCCCATTCGCCACCAGCGAGGCGGCCGAGAGATAGAACCCTTCGTCGACATCGATCACACGAAAAAAAACAAAGGCTAATCCGCTGACCAGGCTAAGACCGAGAAACAAAATGAAATACCTGAAAACGCCCCCGTTTTCATTTTTATCAGCCATGTTGTGCAAAGTCAGCTCCTCAATGGATTCGTTTTTCTCTCATCTTGAAGAATTTTATCAAAGGTTCGATATAAGATCGGGATGTGTCCAGGTTAATGAAATCTACATTGTTTTGCTTGAACAGCTTCTCCATTTGTGCCTGACGTTCATAATTACGTTTTTTGAATTCCGCACGAAATCTCGGATCGGTGCTGTCCAGCCAGAGTGTCTGCCCGCTTTCGGCGTCCTCGAATAGAATCATCCCGCAGGAGGGAATCTCCATCTCGCGCGGATCGGTCAGCTTCAGAGCTACAAGGTCATGTTTCTTACCAGCCAGAAGGAGCTGGCGGCTGTAATCATCGGCCTGGAAATCACTGATCAGAAACGCGACCGAACGGCGCTTGATCAGGCGCAGATAAAATTCCAGCGCTCCGGCAATATCGGTTCCGCGTCCCTCTGGTTTAAAATACAGCACTTCTCGAATCAAGCGAAGCACATGCTTGCGGCCTTTGGCCGGCGGTACGAATTTTTCGATTCGATCGGTGAAGATAATCATGCCGACCTTGTCGTTGTTTTTAATTGCCGCAAGTGACAGCAACGCTGTCAGCTCGGCCGCCAGCTCGCTTTTGAGGTTCTTACCGCTGCCGAACTTCTGCGACCCGGAAGCATCGATTAAAAACACTACCGACAGCTCCCGCTCTTCGGTAAATTTCTTGATATAGGGAACTCCCGACCGGGCGGTCACATTCCAGTCGATCTGGCGCACATCGTCACCGATCTGGTACTCCCGGACCTCATCGAACTCCATACCGCGTCCCTTGAAACTGGAATGATA
The window above is part of the Candidatus Zixiibacteriota bacterium genome. Proteins encoded here:
- a CDS encoding DUF58 domain-containing protein, whose protein sequence is MAVVSRDILKKVRLIEIRTRRLVNDMFSGEYHSSFKGRGMEFDEVREYQIGDDVRQIDWNVTARSGVPYIKKFTEERELSVVFLIDASGSQKFGSGKNLKSELAAELTALLSLAAIKNNDKVGMIIFTDRIEKFVPPAKGRKHVLRLIREVLYFKPEGRGTDIAGALEFYLRLIKRRSVAFLISDFQADDYSRQLLLAGKKHDLVALKLTDPREMEIPSCGMILFEDAESGQTLWLDSTDPRFRAEFKKRNYERQAQMEKLFKQNNVDFINLDTSRSYIEPLIKFFKMREKRIH